A stretch of DNA from Rathayibacter sp. VKM Ac-2762:
AGGGCGACCGCGAGGTGCCCGAGCTGGCGCTCGACCTCGGCGCGGACGGCCGGGTCCTCGGAGGCGGCGAGCGCCTCCTCCAGCCGCTCGCTCTCGTCGAGGCCGAGCACGGTGAGCAGCTCGGCGCGGCCGACCTCGGTCTCGAGGCAGCCGACGGCACCGCAGTGGCAGTCGATGCCCGCGCTGTTGACGAGGGTGTGGCCGATCTCCCCCGCGTAGCCGTCGATGCCGTGCAGAGGCGCGCCGCCGACGATGACGCCGGCGCCCACTCCGCTCGCGCCGCCGTTGAGGTAGACGAGGTGCGAGACGTCGCGGCCGGCGCCGAGGACGCTCTCGGCGAGCGCACCGAGGTTGGCGTCGTTCGCCGAGAGGACGGGTAGGCCGGTCGCGTCCGCGAGCATGCGGGAGAAGGGCTCGTCGTCCCAGCCGAGGTGCGGGCCGACCCGGACGAGGCCGTCGGCGTCGCGGACGAGGCCGGGCACGGCGACGCCGATGCCGACGGTCCGCGTCTCCTCGGGCAGCTCGGCGAGCAGCTCGGCGACCGCCTCGGCCGCCAGACGGGCCGCGGCCTCGGCGGTGGGGACGGAGGCGGAGCGGCGGATGCGGCGGCGGACGACGGCGTCGACCCCGACCACGGCGACCGTGACGGCGTCGATCTCGGGGTTCACGGCGAGCGCGACGACTCCGGGATCGGCCTCGACGACGGGGCTCGGCCGGCCGACCTGGTTCGGCGTGGCGGGCTCGCGCTCGCGCACGATGCCGAGCTCCACCAGCTCGCCGACCAGCGCCGCGATCGTGGAGCGGTTGAGGCCGGTCAGGCGGGTCAGCTGCGAGCGGGAGCGGGGGCCGCCGCGGTGCACGAGGCGGAGGATCGCCGAGAGGTTGTGCCGCCTGACGCGGTCGAGGTTGTTGCCGCGCGTCGCGTGGTCGGGCATCCGCGGTCTCCTCTGCTTGCGGGGGTCAGCCTAGCCGGGGGCGGGGCCGGGGTCTCGAGGGGAGGGCTGCGCCCGCTGCTCGATCAGCAGGAGGGCGCCGCTCAGGCCTCGACCCAGGTCCAGGTGCCGGCCGGGCCGTCGACCGAGACGTCGCCGCCGGAGCGCGTCACGGTGAAGACCGTCTCCTCCCCCGTGTCGTGCGCGACGACCCGGACCGGCGTCGCTCCGTCCGGCCCCGGGAACACCCTCAGCTCGAGCCCGTCGAGGTAGTCGTACTCGGCCGAGTCCTGGCGGGCCCCCACCGGGATCACCGCCCCCTCGCGCACGTACAGCGGCAGCGAGTCGAAGCCGTGGACCTCACGGCACCACTCCCCCGTCGAGACGATCCGCTCGCCCGTCCACCAGCTCGTCCACGTCCCGCGCGGGAGGTAGAACTCGACCGTGCCGTCCTCGGTGAACACCGGAGCGACGAGCAGGTCGTGCCCGAGCAGGTACTGCGTGTCGAGGTGGGCGGCGCTGCGGTCGTCCTCGAACTCGAGCGCCATCGGGCGCATGATCGGGACGCCGGTGCTCGCCGCCTCCGCCCCCGCCGCGAAGAGGTAGGGCATCAGCGAGAGCTTCAGCCGGGTGAAGAGCCGGGTGACCTCCACGGCCTCCTCGTCGAACGCCCACGGCACGCGCACCGAGGAGGATCCGTGCAGCCGCGAGTGCGAGGAGAGCAGGCCGAACGCGAGCCAGCGCTTGAACACTCCGGGATCGGGCGTGCCCTCGAACCCGCCGATGTCGTGCGCCCAGAAGCCGAACCCGCCCAGGGCGAGCGAGAGGCCTCCGCGCAGGGTCTCGGCCATCGACACGTAGGAGGAG
This window harbors:
- a CDS encoding ROK family transcriptional regulator → MPDHATRGNNLDRVRRHNLSAILRLVHRGGPRSRSQLTRLTGLNRSTIAALVGELVELGIVREREPATPNQVGRPSPVVEADPGVVALAVNPEIDAVTVAVVGVDAVVRRRIRRSASVPTAEAAARLAAEAVAELLAELPEETRTVGIGVAVPGLVRDADGLVRVGPHLGWDDEPFSRMLADATGLPVLSANDANLGALAESVLGAGRDVSHLVYLNGGASGVGAGVIVGGAPLHGIDGYAGEIGHTLVNSAGIDCHCGAVGCLETEVGRAELLTVLGLDESERLEEALAASEDPAVRAEVERQLGHLAVALRNVINVFNPQLVVLGGFLGALIGVAPGFLEERLGRGGPFRVALDSVRIVRTELGADLLMLGAAELAFERLLADPLGTPLHPV